CGGAGTAGAAGCAATGCACCTCGACCAAACGGTCCCTGTCCGACGAGGCGCCGTAGACGACGATGAAGACGAAGTCCTCATACTCGTCCACCTTTGCACGCTGGTTGAAGTGCTCGGAGTCCTCGACGGCGAGCGGGTGGAACTTGAAGACGTCGCGCAGGATCTCGAAGTCTGCGGCGTCCGGCCGGTAGAGGTCGAGCCAGAAGAACTCCCCGCGCGCAAGCAGGCGCTCAACCGTCTCGCCGCTGAAGTCCGTCGCGCCGTCGCCGAGGACGTGACACTTCGGAGCGGGCGCGTCGGGCACGGGCGCCGCGTCGGGCGCCCCCAGCCGATCACGGGCGGCATCGACTCGCATCATGCGCGACGCCTTCGACTCGGCGCGTTTCCTCAGCGTGGACGGCACGGGACCCTCAAACGCCTCGGTCCGCCCGTTCGATTGCGCGCTCGAGCGTTGACGTCTCGAAGTCCCAATCGAGTCGATCCTCGTTGATGAAGAACGTGGGAGTGCCGTTGACACCGCTGTCGACGCCACTCTGGAAGTCCTCCATGACGTGACGCAGGTGTGTCTCGCTCGCCAGCTCGTGGTCGAAGCGGTCGAGGTCGAGCTCGAGTCTCTCCGCGAGGCGGCGTAGCCGCGCCGGCTCGAGGCCCTGCTGCCCTCCGTAGATCAGGTCGTGCATCTCCCAGAAGCGGCCCTGTGCGCCGGCGGCTTCGGCGGCTTCAGCGGCGGGCAGGGCAAATGCGTGCGCGTCGCCGAGTGGGAAATGGCGAAAGACGAAGCGCAACTTACCGTCGAAGCGCTCCCGCAACCGCACAACCTCGCCCGCCGCGGCGATGCAGGCAGGGGACTGGTAGTCGCCGTATTGAACCAGCGTGACCGCCGCCACCTCCGAGCCGCGGAGGTGGTCATGGCTCGGGTCAACGTGCGGCCGCAGGCCCGCGGCATGGGACACGATCTTGCGCCGCCAGGCGCGATTGACCCCGGCGAGATCCCCGTTCGCCCGCGAAGCGGACGGACGCTCTCGGGGCGCGGCCACGCCCTCGCCAATGAGCTGTCGCAAGCTCCTCACGATGCGCGCGGGGCGCGGGTGCGCCAGCGGAACACAGTCGTGATCAGGATCCCCAGCAGCCAGCCGAGGATCGCGGCGAACAGCACCAACCATACGAGCGAGACTGATGAGCTGCCGAACACCAAGTCCACCTTCACGTCGCGGGTGTTCACGGCGCCCAGCGCGATCACATATGCGAGCAGCGCGACGGCCCCAAACGCGTACAGATGAAGACGCCCGCGGTGCGCCTTGCGACGGACGCGACCGCCCCGCGACTCCCCAGTGCGGGTGCTCTGTACCGGGGCCTGCGGCTCGGCGCCCGGCTCGTGAACGTGGGTCGAACCCGGGAGCACCCCAGGGATCGGCGAGTCACTCAGCGCGGGAGCGGAATGGCGGGACATGAGATACCTCCTTGAGCGCCTTCCCGGCCGCCTCGGCGTCTGGGAATGGCTCTCATCGAGAGTGGCTCTCCACCTGCTGAGGACGAGACTGTCCGTGAGGTCGCCGAAGGCTTCTGCCGGCGGGGTCCCTGCGCGAAGCGGTGTCGCTAGAGCGGCGAGTGACCGTTGATCCTCCGAGTCTAGTCCCTCCAGAGGCAATCAGACGTCGGTCTGGCGTCAAGCGGGTTTAGGGGCCGGGGCGGAAGCGGTGGCGCTGGTCGGGCTTCTGCCTGCCTCTCCGGATTGTCGGCCAGTGAAGAGGTCAGCCGCGCTGCCGGCGCCTGGTGGTGCCGCAACCCTCCGTCCGGCGGGGCGGCCGTCCGGGAGGCGTCACCGCCCCGGCGCATCCCACGATACGCCGATCGCGCGGCCTTTGCTAGGGCGCCGGGTTCGCCTGCTCGCGGGCGCGCCTGAGCCTCCGCTCGGCGGCCTCCGAGGCGAGCCTCAATGCTCGCAGCCGAGCGGGGCTGGTCGCTCGCGGGCCGTACACCTTCGCTCGGTAGAGGGCATAGCGCTCCCGGTGGTAGCGATCCTCGCGTTCCAGGTCCTGGATCCGCATCGCGCGTTCGCGTTCGCGTTCGTCCATGACGGTAATCCCGATCAGCTGTCTGTTGCTTCTTCGCCGGCAGGCGGTACGAGCACGAACGTTTCGACCGCGAGGTCGGGGTCGATGTGGTTGTTGCTCATGAACGCGATCACCGTGCGGCCGCTGAGGACTTCAACGGCACTGATTGCCTGATCTCGCATCAGGCGCTGGAGAGCGCTGCGTTGCTCGAGCACGAGCCGTTCCTCGCCGGCGTCAACGAGCTTGCGTTCGCTCTTCGTGAGCGTGTCCGCGAGCACGCAGACGACCAGGTCGTCGCCGATCGTGGTGCGCGCGCGGGTCGGGCCGCGTCCGCTGTAGTCGTGGAGGAGTTGCACCATCGCGTTCGAGATCGCGGCCGCGCGCGGCCCTGTCTCCAGGTCTTTGCGTTTGGGGCTGGTCATGCCAGCCTCCTCTCGTGGCCTCCTCTGAGGAAGAACGCGCCGCAAGATCGAAGGACACAAAATGAACCCGGCGGGGCGGCTAACTGCTAACCACAAGTCTAGGTCGAGAATTGAGTGACCGCCGGCGCCGCCCGCATCAACCTCGCGGCGTCACCAGTCGTAGATGCAACTCCGCGGATGCCCGCTGCTGCCGGCGCGGTACGAACGACCAGGCGTACAGCCACAGCGCGGCCTTCTCGTCGGGGCTAAGGCCGGTGCGCTCGATCAGCTCGAGATCGACGTCATCGATCGAGTCACCGTGGCGCATCCGCCGGCGGATCTCGTCCAAGATCAACACGCTCATTCGAGACTCCCCTCCGGGATGCCGATGGGCGCGTCTCTGACGAAGCGTCCGGGTTCCCGGGGCGCGGAGCATGCCCGCTCGGTGATCGACTCGGCGCGCGGGACGCCCGTGTGGAGCTGGTCGGCGCGGCGCAGCGGCGCGTCGCAGTTCGGGCAGCTGCTCTCGCCGGCGGCGCTGTAGCCCAAAGACGCGCACCGGGGGCAGACGAAGTGAGGCATGAGGTCCGGCTCCTTCCTCGCGTTCCGTCTAGCGGCGACCCAGCTGTCCCGACGTCCGGCCCGCGATGAAGTCAGATTCCGGCTCTTGCCAACGGGGTGGGTCAGCGGCAAGTCGTCACCGCTGGGGCCCCGGGGGTAAGGTCGGCGACCAACCCCAGCCTACGCCTCACCGGCCGAAAACGCGAGGACAGGGGCGAGTACAGTGGCAGTTAGCTACAAGGGACTCGAGCCAGGGCGCTCCTGCGCACCGGAGTCGTGGACCAAAGGGAGGGGCAATGAGTCCGTCGACTGCCGCTGCGGCGGGGCCCGAGCCGGTCGTGCAGAGCGCTTCTTGGCGGGAGCTTCTCGCCCCGTACGCCCGGCCGCGCCTAGGTCGCAGCTTGTTGGACATCGCAACCTCGGTTGTGCCGTACCTCGCGCTGTCGGTGCTGATGTACCTGTCGCTCGACGTGTCCTACCTGCTCACGCTCGCGCTTGCGGTGCCGACGGCGGGGTTCCTCGTGCGTGTGTTCATCCTCTTCCATGACTGCTCGCACGGCTCGCTTCTGCCATCGAGGCGCGCCAATGCGTGGCTGGGCGTCGCGCTCGGGCTGCTGGTGTACGCCCCGTTCCTTCGCTGGCGGCATGACCATGCCGTCCATCACGCCACCTCGGGGGACCTCGATCGCCGCGGCACGGGGGACATTCGCACCCTGACGGTGGCCGAGTATCACGCCCTCTCTCGCCGCGGGCGAATTGGTTACCGCTTGCTTCGCAACCCGGTGGTGATGTTCGGCCTGG
This genomic interval from Thermoleophilaceae bacterium contains the following:
- a CDS encoding thioredoxin domain-containing protein; its protein translation is MRQLIGEGVAAPRERPSASRANGDLAGVNRAWRRKIVSHAAGLRPHVDPSHDHLRGSEVAAVTLVQYGDYQSPACIAAAGEVVRLRERFDGKLRFVFRHFPLGDAHAFALPAAEAAEAAGAQGRFWEMHDLIYGGQQGLEPARLRRLAERLELDLDRFDHELASETHLRHVMEDFQSGVDSGVNGTPTFFINEDRLDWDFETSTLERAIERADRGV
- a CDS encoding LapA family protein, which produces MSRHSAPALSDSPIPGVLPGSTHVHEPGAEPQAPVQSTRTGESRGGRVRRKAHRGRLHLYAFGAVALLAYVIALGAVNTRDVKVDLVFGSSSVSLVWLVLFAAILGWLLGILITTVFRWRTRAPRAS
- a CDS encoding DUF2294 domain-containing protein — protein: MTSPKRKDLETGPRAAAISNAMVQLLHDYSGRGPTRARTTIGDDLVVCVLADTLTKSERKLVDAGEERLVLEQRSALQRLMRDQAISAVEVLSGRTVIAFMSNNHIDPDLAVETFVLVPPAGEEATDS